The Setaria italica strain Yugu1 chromosome IX, Setaria_italica_v2.0, whole genome shotgun sequence genome has a window encoding:
- the LOC101775398 gene encoding pentatricopeptide repeat-containing protein At4g21300, which yields MLAIRVLSRNVAARTDKIAALKLSRRLSGFIAGANSGYGRPCDVDKFAVLFQNCADVRSLKKLHARVLTLGLGRDVILGPEILICYASLGVLSKTGLCFEGFLNDDLAQWNSAMVDIFRAGYPEEAILLYRGLKLRQIGLDEKTVTFGLKSCTELRNLLLGKGMHADSLKLGLSRDNFVGSSLVRLYSKLARMDDSEKAFEEILDKDTVSYTSMITGYSENMDSTSWNAFEIASDMLWRNLEVSRVTLVSLLQVAGNLGAIREGKSVHCYSIRRGIGVSDEVLETSLVHMYSRCGAYQLASAVLKNSMQSVASWNALLAGLARTGQSGSAIHHFSVTLHEHKVIPDSVTYANVISACAELRNSGCAASVHAYLIRRSIPLDVVLATALIKVYFKCTRIMRSRRLFDQMMAKDVVSYNAMIYGYLQSGMANEAISLLKEMMAECVAPNSVTVRCLLVAIADDKNFVRGRWIHGFAIRHGFCSDVDIANQLIRMYSSCGKIAAARIVFASLEKKNLVSWTAMMMGCLSCGHGGETVQLCQLMQQYGEKPDSVTVMTAAQAASELGHLKGVKQIHCFVYRALLEKDTKTINSLITAYGKCGRLDLSVDLFLSLEHRNLDSWNSMISAYGMHGFYLKVLEMFKLMEEGNINPDGLTFSSVLSACSHAGLVKEGLRIFQSMTSMYSVLPQEEHYGCIVDLLSRAGHLEEGYKLIKLSTLNDRSSVLCALLSACRNHGNTMLGQIISNELLELEQQNPGTYALISEVFAQKGQWNKSANIRNRAKESGLRKLPGSSLIESVEQANNLR from the coding sequence ATGCTAGCAATAAGAGTTCTATCCAGGAATGTCGCTGCAAGGACCGATAAGATTGCGGCGCTGAAGCTGAGCAGGAGGCTATCGGGATTTATTGCTGGTGCGAATTCTGGATATGGTAGGCCATGCGATGTTGATAAGTTCGCTGTGTTGTTCCAAAACTGCGCAGATGTGAGGTCTCTCAAGAAGCTCCATGCTCGCGTTCTGACACTTGGACTTGGCAGGGATGTTATTCTTGGTCCTGAAATTCTGATTTGTTACGCCAGTCTAGGTGTCCTGTCCAAGACAGGGCTGTGTTTCGAAGGCTTTCTGAATGATGATCTTGCCCAGTGGAATTCGGCCATGGTTGACATTTTTAGAGCTGGTTATCCAGAGGAGGCTATTCTTTTGTACAGGGGATTGAAGTTGCGCCAGATTGGCTTGGATGAGAAAACTGTTACTTTTGGCTTGAAAAGCTGCACTGAGCTCCGAAATTTGTTACTGGGCAAAGGAATGCATGCCGACTCACTGAAGCTTGGCCTCAGTAGGGATAATTTTGTTGGTTCTTCTCTTGTCAGGTTATACTCTAAGCTTGCCAGGATGGATGATTCGGAGAAGGCATTTGAAGAGATTCTGGACAAGGATACTGTTTCTTACACCTCGATGATCACTGGTTATTCTGAAAATATGGATTCTACTTCATGGAATGCATTTGAAATTGCCAGTGACATGCTGTGGAGAAACTTGGAAGTAAGCCGTGTGACTCTGGTTAGCTTGCTGCAAGTTGCTGGTAATTTGGGAGCAATTAGAGAAGGCAAATCGGTACATTGCTATTCCATAAGGAGAGGAATTGGTGTCTCAGATGAAGTTCTAGAGACCAGCCTTGTTCACATGTACAGTCGATGTGGAGCTTACCAATTAGCATCTGCTGTATTGAAGAATTCGATGCAATCTGTGGCTTCCTGGAATGCATTGCTTGCTGGTCTTGCTCGAACTGGACAGAGTGGAAGTGCAATCCACCATTTCTCTGTCACGCTACATGAGCATAAGGTAATTCCAGATTCTGTAACCTATGCAAATGTAATTTCTGCTTGTGCTGAGCTACGCAATTCTGGCTGTGCTGCTAGTGTTCATGCCTACCTAATTAGAAGATCTATCCCTCTAGATGTAGTTTTGGCCACAGCTCTTATCAAGGTGTACTTCAAATGCACTAGAATTATGAGATCCAGGCGTCTCTTTGATCAAATGATGGCTAAAGATGTCGTCTCCTATAATGCTATGATCTACGGTTATCTCCAAAGTGGCATGGCCAATGAAGCCATTTCATTACTCAAAGAGATGATGGCCGAGTGTGTTGCACCAAATTCTGTGACTGTTCGTTGTCTGCTTGTAGCTATTGCTGATGATAAAAATTTCGTTAGAGGGAGGTGGATTCACGGATTTGCAATTAGGCATGGCTTTTGTTCAGATGTTGACATTGCAAATCAACTTATACGTATGTATTCCAGTTGTGGAAAGATTGCAGCAGCAAGGATTGTATTTGCTTCATTGGAAAAGAAAAATTTGGTTTCATGGACAGCCATGATGATGGGATGCTTATCCTGTGGACATGGAGGAGAAACAGTTCAGTTATGTCAATTAATGCAGCAATATGGCGAGAAGCCTGATTCTGTCACTGTTATGACTGCAGCTCAGGCTGCGTCTGAGCTTGGACATTTGAAAGGTGTAAAACAAATTCATTGTTTTGTTTACCGTGCCTTATTGGAGAAAGATACAAAGACCATAAATTCTTTAATAACTGCATATGGCAAATGTGGAAGGTTGGATTTATCTGTAGATTTGTTCTTAAGTTTGGAACACAGAAACCTAGATTCATGGAATTCTATGATCAGTGCTTATGGGATGCATGGATTTTATCTTAAGGTGCTTGAAATGTTCAAGCTAATGGAGGAAGGAAACATTAATCCTGATGGATTAACATTTTCTTCAGTGCTTTCTGCATGCAGTCATGCTGGTCTAGTTAAGGAGGGTTTGCGTATTTTTCAGTCGATGACCTCAATGTATTCAGTTCTTCCACAGGAAGAGCATTACGGTTGCATTGTTGACTTATTGAGTCGAGCAGGGCATCTCGAAGAAGGATACAAGCTCATTAAGTTATCTACCTTAAATGACAGATCTAGTGTACTTTGTGCTTTGCTCTCTGCATGCAGAAATCATGGAAATACAATGCTTGGGCAGATTATTAGCAATGAGCTCCTTGAGCTCGAACAACAGAATCCAGGTACTTATGCTTTGATTTCGGAAGTATTTGCTCAGAAAGGACAGTGGAATAAATCAGCTAATATAAGGAATAGAGCAAAAGAAAGTGGGCTGAGAAAACTTCCTGGTTCTAGTTTGATTGAATCAGTGGAGCAAGCTAACAATCTGCGTTAA